Proteins from one Polynucleobacter wuianus genomic window:
- a CDS encoding UvrD-helicase domain-containing protein, with the protein MYSDLLANLNPEQREAVTLPPVNSNGQAQSALILAGAGSGKTRVLTTRIAWLIQTGQVSPIGVLAVTFTNKAAKEMMVRLSAMLPINTRGMWIGTFHGLCNRLLRAHHKEAGLPSTFQILDTQDQLSAIKRLLKGLKVDDEKYPPKQLQYFIAHAKERGQRAKDLSVGDDFQAKMAQLYAAYDEQCQREGVVDFAELLLRSYELLKDSEPIRTHYQERFRHILIDEFQDTNALQYAWLKLLSGHDASKVNVSGMGSSSVFAVGDDDQSIYAFRGADVENMRLYEKQFHPLLVKLEQNYRSHGHILDTANHLIANNSERLGKNLRTDAGHGEPVRIYEAPSDHAEAAWLVDEIKALINSGIRRTEVALLYRSNAQSRIIEHALFSAGIPYRVYGGLRFFERAEIKHALAYLRLLENPNDDTSFSRVVNFPTRGIGARSIEALQDAARAQQCSLYSAASSLEGKAGAALAGFIRLVDHMREATRHNTLPETVEFVIQHSGLIQHYLSEREGQDRVENLQELINAATAFIAEEGYGQDAAAAMLPGENAPGVVEVSPLAAFLSHASLEAGDNQAQAGQDAVQLMTVHSAKGLEFTSVFITGLEEGLFPHENSINEQNGLEEERRLMYVAITRAKERLYLSHTQSRMLHGQVRYNMPSRFLEELPSDSLKWLTPKAKDARWGGSTRSGSTWQDGYTRQREYESNDFFDSGSERQRPAKRVGSASMEVKRLASPPRGDYPFKIGQNVFHTKFGEGRVTGLEGVDADARAQVSFKRHGVKWLQLSIAKLAAID; encoded by the coding sequence ATGTACTCAGACTTGCTCGCGAACCTCAATCCAGAACAGCGCGAGGCAGTGACCCTCCCGCCTGTTAATTCAAATGGCCAAGCCCAATCAGCCCTTATTTTGGCTGGCGCTGGTAGCGGTAAGACGCGCGTTCTGACTACCCGTATAGCCTGGCTAATCCAAACAGGTCAGGTGTCCCCTATCGGTGTCCTAGCAGTCACCTTTACGAACAAAGCAGCTAAAGAGATGATGGTGCGTCTGAGCGCCATGTTGCCCATTAATACTCGCGGTATGTGGATTGGCACCTTCCACGGCCTTTGCAATCGTTTGTTGCGTGCCCACCATAAAGAAGCAGGCTTGCCATCCACCTTCCAAATTTTGGATACCCAGGACCAACTTTCAGCCATTAAGCGTCTTTTGAAGGGTCTGAAGGTTGATGATGAAAAGTATCCGCCCAAGCAATTGCAGTACTTTATTGCACACGCCAAAGAGCGTGGTCAACGTGCCAAAGATTTATCGGTGGGAGATGATTTCCAGGCGAAGATGGCACAGCTCTATGCTGCCTACGATGAGCAGTGCCAGCGTGAAGGTGTGGTTGATTTTGCAGAATTACTCTTACGCAGTTATGAATTGCTTAAAGACAGCGAACCCATTCGTACACATTATCAAGAGCGTTTCCGTCACATTCTAATTGATGAGTTTCAAGATACCAATGCTTTGCAATACGCTTGGCTCAAGTTGCTCTCCGGACATGATGCTAGTAAAGTGAATGTCAGTGGTATGGGTAGTAGTTCTGTATTTGCGGTGGGTGATGACGATCAAAGTATTTATGCATTCCGTGGTGCGGACGTTGAGAACATGCGCCTCTATGAGAAGCAATTTCATCCACTCTTAGTAAAGCTTGAGCAAAACTATCGCTCGCATGGCCATATTCTGGATACTGCTAATCATCTAATTGCAAATAACTCGGAGCGCCTTGGAAAAAACCTGCGAACCGATGCGGGGCATGGCGAGCCAGTCCGTATCTATGAGGCACCAAGTGATCACGCTGAAGCGGCTTGGCTCGTTGATGAGATCAAAGCGCTGATTAATAGCGGAATCCGCCGCACAGAAGTAGCTTTGCTCTATCGCAGTAATGCGCAGTCACGCATTATTGAGCACGCACTGTTCTCAGCGGGCATTCCGTATCGCGTATATGGTGGTTTACGATTCTTTGAGCGTGCTGAGATTAAACATGCTCTAGCTTATTTGCGTTTGCTGGAGAATCCAAACGACGACACTTCATTCTCTCGAGTTGTGAATTTCCCAACTAGAGGTATTGGTGCAAGATCGATCGAAGCACTGCAAGATGCAGCTAGAGCACAGCAATGCTCTTTGTATTCAGCTGCATCGTCTCTCGAAGGCAAAGCCGGCGCAGCATTGGCTGGATTCATTCGCTTAGTGGATCACATGCGCGAAGCAACTCGTCACAATACTTTGCCTGAAACGGTGGAGTTTGTGATTCAGCACAGTGGCCTGATTCAGCACTACCTTTCTGAACGCGAAGGCCAAGACCGCGTAGAAAACTTACAAGAATTGATTAATGCTGCCACAGCCTTTATTGCAGAAGAGGGTTACGGACAAGATGCTGCGGCTGCGATGCTACCGGGTGAGAATGCTCCTGGTGTTGTTGAAGTTTCTCCATTAGCAGCTTTCTTATCTCATGCTTCCCTAGAGGCGGGTGACAATCAGGCTCAGGCTGGCCAGGATGCTGTTCAGTTGATGACGGTACATTCTGCTAAAGGCTTGGAGTTTACCTCTGTCTTTATTACTGGGCTTGAGGAAGGATTATTTCCGCATGAGAACAGCATCAATGAGCAAAATGGTCTCGAAGAAGAGCGTCGTTTGATGTATGTGGCAATTACTCGCGCTAAGGAACGTCTCTATTTGTCGCATACCCAATCACGCATGCTGCATGGTCAAGTGCGCTACAACATGCCTTCTCGCTTCTTGGAAGAATTGCCATCAGATTCGTTGAAATGGCTAACACCCAAAGCAAAAGATGCGCGTTGGGGTGGCAGCACTAGATCAGGTTCAACTTGGCAAGATGGCTATACCCGCCAGCGAGAATATGAGTCGAATGATTTTTTTGACTCGGGCAGTGAACGTCAAAGACCTGCTAAACGAGTAGGCTCCGCATCTATGGAAGTGAAACGCTTAGCATCACCCCCACGAGGCGATTACCCATTCAAGATTGGTCAAAATGTCTTCCATACCAAGTTTGGTGAAGGTCGTGTCACCGGCCTAGAAGGTGTTGATGCAGATGCTCGTGCGCAAGTGAGCTTTAAGCGTCACGGTGTCAAGTGGCTACAACTGAGTATTGCCAAGCTTGCCGCGATTGATTGA